In Gossypium hirsutum isolate 1008001.06 chromosome D06, Gossypium_hirsutum_v2.1, whole genome shotgun sequence, one genomic interval encodes:
- the LOC107901176 gene encoding golgin candidate 1 isoform X1, whose protein sequence is MASWFKVAEDLFEVVDRRAKLVASELSEEQSFSQPQGSSVEKTKTRKKAQKKLPTTKSPKTSDAVREETSSEVLQSEVTLYKDKGTLSSKNEGNPSATSMVQISSELYTTSEKDNPGFPSPEPLDTNVVKHDTDQEEVSAIVSNTEASLSTSNGKLLNEDASNVLVEHPSSPLAAKDIQVASEDHLADGCQNIESQNADVISKTDQERSQPLFADSPVNIEAQLKEDDIKVGTPVNQKKPREQNADTPPVQDHLEEAQGLLKTTNTTGQSKEARLARVCAGLSSRLQEYKSENAQLEELLIAERELSKSYEAHIKKLQKDLSLSKSEVTKVEENMVEALAAKNSEIEVLVNSMDALKKQAALSEGNLASLQASMESVMRNRELTETRMLQALREELASAERRAEEERVAHNATKMAAMEREVELEHQAVEASTALARIQRVADERTTKAAEFEQKLALLEVECASLNQELQNLEARARRGQKKSPEEANQMVQMQAWQEEVERARRGQRDAESKLSLLEAELQKMRVEMAAMKRDAEHYSRQEHMELEKRYRELTDLLYNKQTQLETMASEKAAAEFQLEKEIKRLQEAQVEVERSRVPRRASMSWEEDTEIKALEPLPLHHRHMAVASIQLQKVVKLLDSVSVRATRFLWRYPAARIILLCYLVFVHLFLMYLLHRLQEQADNFAARELAESMGLKNSNLP, encoded by the exons ATGGCTTCGTGGTTCAAAGTCGCCGAAG ATTTATTTGAAGTTGTAGATCGAAGAGCAAAGCTGGTTGCTAGTGAACTGTCAGAAGAGCAATCATTTTCTCAGCCACAAG GTTCTTCAGTAGAAAAGACAAAGACAAGGAAAAAG GCTCAGAAAAAACTTCCTACAACTAAATCTCCCAAAACTAGTGATGCTGTACGTGAAGAAACAAGTTCAGAAGTATTACAATCAGAGGTAACACTATATAAAGATAAGGGTACTCTTTCTTCTAAAAATGAGGGAAACCCTAGTGCTACATCTATGGTCCAAATAAGTAGCGAGTTGTATACCACCAGTGAGAAAGATAATCCTGGATTTCCTTCACCTGAGCCATTGGATACCAATGTGGTTAAACATGATACTGATCAGGAAGAAGTCTCTGCAATTGTTAGCAACACAGAAGCTTCTTTGTCAACTTCAAATGGCAAGCTTCTCAATGAGGATGCCTCTAATGTTCTTGTGGAGCACCCTTCTTCACCATTAGCTGCCAAAGATATTCAGGTTGCTAGTGAAGATCATTTAGCTGATGGTTGCCAAAATATTGAATCCCAAAATGCAGATGTTATTTCAAAGACCGACCAAGAGAGGTCACAACCTTTATTTGCTGATTCTCCTGTTAACATTGAAGCTCAATTAAAAGAAGATGATATTAAAGTTGGAACTCCTGTGAATCAGAAGAAGCCACGAGAACAAAATGCTGACACTCCTCCAGTTCAGGACCACCTTGAGGAG GCTCAAGGATTGCTTAAAACCACCAATACCACAGGTCAATCGAAAGAGGCAAGACTGGCTCGG GTTTGTGCTGGACTTTCATCTCGTCTTCAAGAATACAAATCTGAGAATGCACAGCTTGAGGAGCTTCTAATTGCTGAG AGAGAGCTGAGTAAATCTTATGAGGCTCACATAAAAAAACTACAGAAAGATTTATCTTTATCTAAGAGTGAAGTAACAAAGGTAGAGGAAAATATGGTTGAGGCTTTGGCAGCAAAAAACTCTGAGATTGAGGTGCTTGTCAACTCTATGGATGCGCTTAAGAAACAAGCTGCTTTATCTGAAGGGAATCTAGCATCACTTCAG GCAAGCATGGAGTCTGTTATGAGAAACAGGGAATTGACAGAGACAAGGATGCTGCAG GCCCTACGTGAGGAGCTGGCTTCTGCAGAAAGGAGAGCAGAAGAAGAACGTGTAGCACATAATGCTACTAAAATG GCTGCAATGGAAAGGGAAGTGGAATTGGAACATCAAGCGGTTGAGGCATCCACGGCTCTAGCTAGGATCCAG AGGGTTGCAGATGAGAGGACAACAAAAGCTGCAGAGTTTGAGCAGAAGCTGGCACTTCTTGAG GTTGAATGTGCATCTCTAAATCAAGAATTGCAAAATTTGGAAGCTCGAGCTCGTCGTGGACAAAAGAAGTCCCCAGAAGAGGCAAATCAAATGGTTCAG ATGCAGGCATGGCAGGAGGAAGTAGAGCGTGCACGCAGAGGTCAAAGAGACGCTGAGAGCAAGCTCTCTTTGTTAGAG GCTGAACTGCAGAAAATGAGGGTTGAAATGGCTGCCATGAAGAGGGATGCTGAGCATTATTCTCGACAG GAGCATATGGAGCTAGAGAAACGCTACCGTGAATTAACTGACCTTTTG TACAACAAGCAAACGCAGTTAGAAACTATGGCTAGTGAAAAAGCTGCAGCCGAGTTCCAGTTGGAGAAGGAAATAAAGCGTCTTCAGGAAGCACAG GTTGAAGTAGAAAGAAGTAGAGTTCCTCGTCGGGCATCAATGTCCTGGGAGGAAGACACTGAAATCAAAGCACTTGA GCCTCTTCCCTTGCATCACCGTCACATGGCTGTTGCAAGCATACAG TTACAGAAGGTTGTGAAATTACTGGATTCAGTATCTGTTAGGGCCACAAGATTTCTTTGGCGATATCCAGCAGCTCGAATAATCTTGCTATGCTATCTT GTATTTGTACATCTCTTCTTGATGTACTTGTTACATCGTCTTCAG GAACAAGCGGACAATTTTGCTGCTAGGGAACTCGCGGAATCTATGGGTCTTAAAAACTCCAACTTACCCTAA
- the LOC107901176 gene encoding golgin candidate 1 isoform X2, translating into MASWFKVAEDLFEVVDRRAKLVASELSEEQSFSQPQGSSVEKTKTRKKAQKKLPTTKSPKTSDAVREETSSEVLQSEVTLYKDKGTLSSKNEGNPSATSMVQISSELYTTSEKDNPGFPSPEPLDTNVVKHDTDQEEVSAIVSNTEASLSTSNGKLLNEDASNVLVEHPSSPLAAKDIQVASEDHLADGCQNIESQNADVISKTDQERSQPLFADSPVNIEAQLKEDDIKVGTPVNQKKPREQNADTPPVQDHLEEAQGLLKTTNTTGQSKEARLARVCAGLSSRLQEYKSENAQLEELLIAERELSKSYEAHIKKLQKDLSLSKSEVTKVEENMVEALAAKNSEIEVLVNSMDALKKQAALSEGNLASLQASMESVMRNRELTETRMLQALREELASAERRAEEERVAHNATKMAAMEREVELEHQAVEASTALARIQRVADERTTKAAEFEQKLALLEVECASLNQELQNLEARARRGQKKSPEEANQMVQAWQEEVERARRGQRDAESKLSLLEAELQKMRVEMAAMKRDAEHYSRQEHMELEKRYRELTDLLYNKQTQLETMASEKAAAEFQLEKEIKRLQEAQVEVERSRVPRRASMSWEEDTEIKALEPLPLHHRHMAVASIQLQKVVKLLDSVSVRATRFLWRYPAARIILLCYLVFVHLFLMYLLHRLQEQADNFAARELAESMGLKNSNLP; encoded by the exons ATGGCTTCGTGGTTCAAAGTCGCCGAAG ATTTATTTGAAGTTGTAGATCGAAGAGCAAAGCTGGTTGCTAGTGAACTGTCAGAAGAGCAATCATTTTCTCAGCCACAAG GTTCTTCAGTAGAAAAGACAAAGACAAGGAAAAAG GCTCAGAAAAAACTTCCTACAACTAAATCTCCCAAAACTAGTGATGCTGTACGTGAAGAAACAAGTTCAGAAGTATTACAATCAGAGGTAACACTATATAAAGATAAGGGTACTCTTTCTTCTAAAAATGAGGGAAACCCTAGTGCTACATCTATGGTCCAAATAAGTAGCGAGTTGTATACCACCAGTGAGAAAGATAATCCTGGATTTCCTTCACCTGAGCCATTGGATACCAATGTGGTTAAACATGATACTGATCAGGAAGAAGTCTCTGCAATTGTTAGCAACACAGAAGCTTCTTTGTCAACTTCAAATGGCAAGCTTCTCAATGAGGATGCCTCTAATGTTCTTGTGGAGCACCCTTCTTCACCATTAGCTGCCAAAGATATTCAGGTTGCTAGTGAAGATCATTTAGCTGATGGTTGCCAAAATATTGAATCCCAAAATGCAGATGTTATTTCAAAGACCGACCAAGAGAGGTCACAACCTTTATTTGCTGATTCTCCTGTTAACATTGAAGCTCAATTAAAAGAAGATGATATTAAAGTTGGAACTCCTGTGAATCAGAAGAAGCCACGAGAACAAAATGCTGACACTCCTCCAGTTCAGGACCACCTTGAGGAG GCTCAAGGATTGCTTAAAACCACCAATACCACAGGTCAATCGAAAGAGGCAAGACTGGCTCGG GTTTGTGCTGGACTTTCATCTCGTCTTCAAGAATACAAATCTGAGAATGCACAGCTTGAGGAGCTTCTAATTGCTGAG AGAGAGCTGAGTAAATCTTATGAGGCTCACATAAAAAAACTACAGAAAGATTTATCTTTATCTAAGAGTGAAGTAACAAAGGTAGAGGAAAATATGGTTGAGGCTTTGGCAGCAAAAAACTCTGAGATTGAGGTGCTTGTCAACTCTATGGATGCGCTTAAGAAACAAGCTGCTTTATCTGAAGGGAATCTAGCATCACTTCAG GCAAGCATGGAGTCTGTTATGAGAAACAGGGAATTGACAGAGACAAGGATGCTGCAG GCCCTACGTGAGGAGCTGGCTTCTGCAGAAAGGAGAGCAGAAGAAGAACGTGTAGCACATAATGCTACTAAAATG GCTGCAATGGAAAGGGAAGTGGAATTGGAACATCAAGCGGTTGAGGCATCCACGGCTCTAGCTAGGATCCAG AGGGTTGCAGATGAGAGGACAACAAAAGCTGCAGAGTTTGAGCAGAAGCTGGCACTTCTTGAG GTTGAATGTGCATCTCTAAATCAAGAATTGCAAAATTTGGAAGCTCGAGCTCGTCGTGGACAAAAGAAGTCCCCAGAAGAGGCAAATCAAATGGTTCAG GCATGGCAGGAGGAAGTAGAGCGTGCACGCAGAGGTCAAAGAGACGCTGAGAGCAAGCTCTCTTTGTTAGAG GCTGAACTGCAGAAAATGAGGGTTGAAATGGCTGCCATGAAGAGGGATGCTGAGCATTATTCTCGACAG GAGCATATGGAGCTAGAGAAACGCTACCGTGAATTAACTGACCTTTTG TACAACAAGCAAACGCAGTTAGAAACTATGGCTAGTGAAAAAGCTGCAGCCGAGTTCCAGTTGGAGAAGGAAATAAAGCGTCTTCAGGAAGCACAG GTTGAAGTAGAAAGAAGTAGAGTTCCTCGTCGGGCATCAATGTCCTGGGAGGAAGACACTGAAATCAAAGCACTTGA GCCTCTTCCCTTGCATCACCGTCACATGGCTGTTGCAAGCATACAG TTACAGAAGGTTGTGAAATTACTGGATTCAGTATCTGTTAGGGCCACAAGATTTCTTTGGCGATATCCAGCAGCTCGAATAATCTTGCTATGCTATCTT GTATTTGTACATCTCTTCTTGATGTACTTGTTACATCGTCTTCAG GAACAAGCGGACAATTTTGCTGCTAGGGAACTCGCGGAATCTATGGGTCTTAAAAACTCCAACTTACCCTAA
- the LOC107901176 gene encoding golgin candidate 1 isoform X4, which produces MASWFKVAEDLFEVVDRRAKLVASELSEEQSFSQPQEKTKTRKKAQKKLPTTKSPKTSDAVREETSSEVLQSEVTLYKDKGTLSSKNEGNPSATSMVQISSELYTTSEKDNPGFPSPEPLDTNVVKHDTDQEEVSAIVSNTEASLSTSNGKLLNEDASNVLVEHPSSPLAAKDIQVASEDHLADGCQNIESQNADVISKTDQERSQPLFADSPVNIEAQLKEDDIKVGTPVNQKKPREQNADTPPVQDHLEEAQGLLKTTNTTGQSKEARLARVCAGLSSRLQEYKSENAQLEELLIAERELSKSYEAHIKKLQKDLSLSKSEVTKVEENMVEALAAKNSEIEVLVNSMDALKKQAALSEGNLASLQASMESVMRNRELTETRMLQALREELASAERRAEEERVAHNATKMAAMEREVELEHQAVEASTALARIQRVADERTTKAAEFEQKLALLEVECASLNQELQNLEARARRGQKKSPEEANQMVQMQAWQEEVERARRGQRDAESKLSLLEAELQKMRVEMAAMKRDAEHYSRQEHMELEKRYRELTDLLYNKQTQLETMASEKAAAEFQLEKEIKRLQEAQVEVERSRVPRRASMSWEEDTEIKALEPLPLHHRHMAVASIQLQKVVKLLDSVSVRATRFLWRYPAARIILLCYLVFVHLFLMYLLHRLQEQADNFAARELAESMGLKNSNLP; this is translated from the exons ATGGCTTCGTGGTTCAAAGTCGCCGAAG ATTTATTTGAAGTTGTAGATCGAAGAGCAAAGCTGGTTGCTAGTGAACTGTCAGAAGAGCAATCATTTTCTCAGCCACAAG AAAAGACAAAGACAAGGAAAAAG GCTCAGAAAAAACTTCCTACAACTAAATCTCCCAAAACTAGTGATGCTGTACGTGAAGAAACAAGTTCAGAAGTATTACAATCAGAGGTAACACTATATAAAGATAAGGGTACTCTTTCTTCTAAAAATGAGGGAAACCCTAGTGCTACATCTATGGTCCAAATAAGTAGCGAGTTGTATACCACCAGTGAGAAAGATAATCCTGGATTTCCTTCACCTGAGCCATTGGATACCAATGTGGTTAAACATGATACTGATCAGGAAGAAGTCTCTGCAATTGTTAGCAACACAGAAGCTTCTTTGTCAACTTCAAATGGCAAGCTTCTCAATGAGGATGCCTCTAATGTTCTTGTGGAGCACCCTTCTTCACCATTAGCTGCCAAAGATATTCAGGTTGCTAGTGAAGATCATTTAGCTGATGGTTGCCAAAATATTGAATCCCAAAATGCAGATGTTATTTCAAAGACCGACCAAGAGAGGTCACAACCTTTATTTGCTGATTCTCCTGTTAACATTGAAGCTCAATTAAAAGAAGATGATATTAAAGTTGGAACTCCTGTGAATCAGAAGAAGCCACGAGAACAAAATGCTGACACTCCTCCAGTTCAGGACCACCTTGAGGAG GCTCAAGGATTGCTTAAAACCACCAATACCACAGGTCAATCGAAAGAGGCAAGACTGGCTCGG GTTTGTGCTGGACTTTCATCTCGTCTTCAAGAATACAAATCTGAGAATGCACAGCTTGAGGAGCTTCTAATTGCTGAG AGAGAGCTGAGTAAATCTTATGAGGCTCACATAAAAAAACTACAGAAAGATTTATCTTTATCTAAGAGTGAAGTAACAAAGGTAGAGGAAAATATGGTTGAGGCTTTGGCAGCAAAAAACTCTGAGATTGAGGTGCTTGTCAACTCTATGGATGCGCTTAAGAAACAAGCTGCTTTATCTGAAGGGAATCTAGCATCACTTCAG GCAAGCATGGAGTCTGTTATGAGAAACAGGGAATTGACAGAGACAAGGATGCTGCAG GCCCTACGTGAGGAGCTGGCTTCTGCAGAAAGGAGAGCAGAAGAAGAACGTGTAGCACATAATGCTACTAAAATG GCTGCAATGGAAAGGGAAGTGGAATTGGAACATCAAGCGGTTGAGGCATCCACGGCTCTAGCTAGGATCCAG AGGGTTGCAGATGAGAGGACAACAAAAGCTGCAGAGTTTGAGCAGAAGCTGGCACTTCTTGAG GTTGAATGTGCATCTCTAAATCAAGAATTGCAAAATTTGGAAGCTCGAGCTCGTCGTGGACAAAAGAAGTCCCCAGAAGAGGCAAATCAAATGGTTCAG ATGCAGGCATGGCAGGAGGAAGTAGAGCGTGCACGCAGAGGTCAAAGAGACGCTGAGAGCAAGCTCTCTTTGTTAGAG GCTGAACTGCAGAAAATGAGGGTTGAAATGGCTGCCATGAAGAGGGATGCTGAGCATTATTCTCGACAG GAGCATATGGAGCTAGAGAAACGCTACCGTGAATTAACTGACCTTTTG TACAACAAGCAAACGCAGTTAGAAACTATGGCTAGTGAAAAAGCTGCAGCCGAGTTCCAGTTGGAGAAGGAAATAAAGCGTCTTCAGGAAGCACAG GTTGAAGTAGAAAGAAGTAGAGTTCCTCGTCGGGCATCAATGTCCTGGGAGGAAGACACTGAAATCAAAGCACTTGA GCCTCTTCCCTTGCATCACCGTCACATGGCTGTTGCAAGCATACAG TTACAGAAGGTTGTGAAATTACTGGATTCAGTATCTGTTAGGGCCACAAGATTTCTTTGGCGATATCCAGCAGCTCGAATAATCTTGCTATGCTATCTT GTATTTGTACATCTCTTCTTGATGTACTTGTTACATCGTCTTCAG GAACAAGCGGACAATTTTGCTGCTAGGGAACTCGCGGAATCTATGGGTCTTAAAAACTCCAACTTACCCTAA
- the LOC107901176 gene encoding golgin candidate 1 isoform X5: MASWFKVAEDLFEVVDRRAKLVASELSEEQSFSQPQGSSVEKTKTRKKAQKKLPTTKSPKTSDAVREETSSEVLQSEEEVSAIVSNTEASLSTSNGKLLNEDASNVLVEHPSSPLAAKDIQVASEDHLADGCQNIESQNADVISKTDQERSQPLFADSPVNIEAQLKEDDIKVGTPVNQKKPREQNADTPPVQDHLEEAQGLLKTTNTTGQSKEARLARVCAGLSSRLQEYKSENAQLEELLIAERELSKSYEAHIKKLQKDLSLSKSEVTKVEENMVEALAAKNSEIEVLVNSMDALKKQAALSEGNLASLQASMESVMRNRELTETRMLQALREELASAERRAEEERVAHNATKMAAMEREVELEHQAVEASTALARIQRVADERTTKAAEFEQKLALLEVECASLNQELQNLEARARRGQKKSPEEANQMVQMQAWQEEVERARRGQRDAESKLSLLEAELQKMRVEMAAMKRDAEHYSRQEHMELEKRYRELTDLLYNKQTQLETMASEKAAAEFQLEKEIKRLQEAQVEVERSRVPRRASMSWEEDTEIKALEPLPLHHRHMAVASIQLQKVVKLLDSVSVRATRFLWRYPAARIILLCYLVFVHLFLMYLLHRLQEQADNFAARELAESMGLKNSNLP, from the exons ATGGCTTCGTGGTTCAAAGTCGCCGAAG ATTTATTTGAAGTTGTAGATCGAAGAGCAAAGCTGGTTGCTAGTGAACTGTCAGAAGAGCAATCATTTTCTCAGCCACAAG GTTCTTCAGTAGAAAAGACAAAGACAAGGAAAAAG GCTCAGAAAAAACTTCCTACAACTAAATCTCCCAAAACTAGTGATGCTGTACGTGAAGAAACAAGTTCAGAAGTATTACAATCAGAG GAAGAAGTCTCTGCAATTGTTAGCAACACAGAAGCTTCTTTGTCAACTTCAAATGGCAAGCTTCTCAATGAGGATGCCTCTAATGTTCTTGTGGAGCACCCTTCTTCACCATTAGCTGCCAAAGATATTCAGGTTGCTAGTGAAGATCATTTAGCTGATGGTTGCCAAAATATTGAATCCCAAAATGCAGATGTTATTTCAAAGACCGACCAAGAGAGGTCACAACCTTTATTTGCTGATTCTCCTGTTAACATTGAAGCTCAATTAAAAGAAGATGATATTAAAGTTGGAACTCCTGTGAATCAGAAGAAGCCACGAGAACAAAATGCTGACACTCCTCCAGTTCAGGACCACCTTGAGGAG GCTCAAGGATTGCTTAAAACCACCAATACCACAGGTCAATCGAAAGAGGCAAGACTGGCTCGG GTTTGTGCTGGACTTTCATCTCGTCTTCAAGAATACAAATCTGAGAATGCACAGCTTGAGGAGCTTCTAATTGCTGAG AGAGAGCTGAGTAAATCTTATGAGGCTCACATAAAAAAACTACAGAAAGATTTATCTTTATCTAAGAGTGAAGTAACAAAGGTAGAGGAAAATATGGTTGAGGCTTTGGCAGCAAAAAACTCTGAGATTGAGGTGCTTGTCAACTCTATGGATGCGCTTAAGAAACAAGCTGCTTTATCTGAAGGGAATCTAGCATCACTTCAG GCAAGCATGGAGTCTGTTATGAGAAACAGGGAATTGACAGAGACAAGGATGCTGCAG GCCCTACGTGAGGAGCTGGCTTCTGCAGAAAGGAGAGCAGAAGAAGAACGTGTAGCACATAATGCTACTAAAATG GCTGCAATGGAAAGGGAAGTGGAATTGGAACATCAAGCGGTTGAGGCATCCACGGCTCTAGCTAGGATCCAG AGGGTTGCAGATGAGAGGACAACAAAAGCTGCAGAGTTTGAGCAGAAGCTGGCACTTCTTGAG GTTGAATGTGCATCTCTAAATCAAGAATTGCAAAATTTGGAAGCTCGAGCTCGTCGTGGACAAAAGAAGTCCCCAGAAGAGGCAAATCAAATGGTTCAG ATGCAGGCATGGCAGGAGGAAGTAGAGCGTGCACGCAGAGGTCAAAGAGACGCTGAGAGCAAGCTCTCTTTGTTAGAG GCTGAACTGCAGAAAATGAGGGTTGAAATGGCTGCCATGAAGAGGGATGCTGAGCATTATTCTCGACAG GAGCATATGGAGCTAGAGAAACGCTACCGTGAATTAACTGACCTTTTG TACAACAAGCAAACGCAGTTAGAAACTATGGCTAGTGAAAAAGCTGCAGCCGAGTTCCAGTTGGAGAAGGAAATAAAGCGTCTTCAGGAAGCACAG GTTGAAGTAGAAAGAAGTAGAGTTCCTCGTCGGGCATCAATGTCCTGGGAGGAAGACACTGAAATCAAAGCACTTGA GCCTCTTCCCTTGCATCACCGTCACATGGCTGTTGCAAGCATACAG TTACAGAAGGTTGTGAAATTACTGGATTCAGTATCTGTTAGGGCCACAAGATTTCTTTGGCGATATCCAGCAGCTCGAATAATCTTGCTATGCTATCTT GTATTTGTACATCTCTTCTTGATGTACTTGTTACATCGTCTTCAG GAACAAGCGGACAATTTTGCTGCTAGGGAACTCGCGGAATCTATGGGTCTTAAAAACTCCAACTTACCCTAA
- the LOC107901176 gene encoding golgin candidate 1 isoform X3 encodes MASWFKVAEDLFEVVDRRAKLVASELSEEQSFSQPQVEKTKTRKKAQKKLPTTKSPKTSDAVREETSSEVLQSEVTLYKDKGTLSSKNEGNPSATSMVQISSELYTTSEKDNPGFPSPEPLDTNVVKHDTDQEEVSAIVSNTEASLSTSNGKLLNEDASNVLVEHPSSPLAAKDIQVASEDHLADGCQNIESQNADVISKTDQERSQPLFADSPVNIEAQLKEDDIKVGTPVNQKKPREQNADTPPVQDHLEEAQGLLKTTNTTGQSKEARLARVCAGLSSRLQEYKSENAQLEELLIAERELSKSYEAHIKKLQKDLSLSKSEVTKVEENMVEALAAKNSEIEVLVNSMDALKKQAALSEGNLASLQASMESVMRNRELTETRMLQALREELASAERRAEEERVAHNATKMAAMEREVELEHQAVEASTALARIQRVADERTTKAAEFEQKLALLEVECASLNQELQNLEARARRGQKKSPEEANQMVQMQAWQEEVERARRGQRDAESKLSLLEAELQKMRVEMAAMKRDAEHYSRQEHMELEKRYRELTDLLYNKQTQLETMASEKAAAEFQLEKEIKRLQEAQVEVERSRVPRRASMSWEEDTEIKALEPLPLHHRHMAVASIQLQKVVKLLDSVSVRATRFLWRYPAARIILLCYLVFVHLFLMYLLHRLQEQADNFAARELAESMGLKNSNLP; translated from the exons ATGGCTTCGTGGTTCAAAGTCGCCGAAG ATTTATTTGAAGTTGTAGATCGAAGAGCAAAGCTGGTTGCTAGTGAACTGTCAGAAGAGCAATCATTTTCTCAGCCACAAG TAGAAAAGACAAAGACAAGGAAAAAG GCTCAGAAAAAACTTCCTACAACTAAATCTCCCAAAACTAGTGATGCTGTACGTGAAGAAACAAGTTCAGAAGTATTACAATCAGAGGTAACACTATATAAAGATAAGGGTACTCTTTCTTCTAAAAATGAGGGAAACCCTAGTGCTACATCTATGGTCCAAATAAGTAGCGAGTTGTATACCACCAGTGAGAAAGATAATCCTGGATTTCCTTCACCTGAGCCATTGGATACCAATGTGGTTAAACATGATACTGATCAGGAAGAAGTCTCTGCAATTGTTAGCAACACAGAAGCTTCTTTGTCAACTTCAAATGGCAAGCTTCTCAATGAGGATGCCTCTAATGTTCTTGTGGAGCACCCTTCTTCACCATTAGCTGCCAAAGATATTCAGGTTGCTAGTGAAGATCATTTAGCTGATGGTTGCCAAAATATTGAATCCCAAAATGCAGATGTTATTTCAAAGACCGACCAAGAGAGGTCACAACCTTTATTTGCTGATTCTCCTGTTAACATTGAAGCTCAATTAAAAGAAGATGATATTAAAGTTGGAACTCCTGTGAATCAGAAGAAGCCACGAGAACAAAATGCTGACACTCCTCCAGTTCAGGACCACCTTGAGGAG GCTCAAGGATTGCTTAAAACCACCAATACCACAGGTCAATCGAAAGAGGCAAGACTGGCTCGG GTTTGTGCTGGACTTTCATCTCGTCTTCAAGAATACAAATCTGAGAATGCACAGCTTGAGGAGCTTCTAATTGCTGAG AGAGAGCTGAGTAAATCTTATGAGGCTCACATAAAAAAACTACAGAAAGATTTATCTTTATCTAAGAGTGAAGTAACAAAGGTAGAGGAAAATATGGTTGAGGCTTTGGCAGCAAAAAACTCTGAGATTGAGGTGCTTGTCAACTCTATGGATGCGCTTAAGAAACAAGCTGCTTTATCTGAAGGGAATCTAGCATCACTTCAG GCAAGCATGGAGTCTGTTATGAGAAACAGGGAATTGACAGAGACAAGGATGCTGCAG GCCCTACGTGAGGAGCTGGCTTCTGCAGAAAGGAGAGCAGAAGAAGAACGTGTAGCACATAATGCTACTAAAATG GCTGCAATGGAAAGGGAAGTGGAATTGGAACATCAAGCGGTTGAGGCATCCACGGCTCTAGCTAGGATCCAG AGGGTTGCAGATGAGAGGACAACAAAAGCTGCAGAGTTTGAGCAGAAGCTGGCACTTCTTGAG GTTGAATGTGCATCTCTAAATCAAGAATTGCAAAATTTGGAAGCTCGAGCTCGTCGTGGACAAAAGAAGTCCCCAGAAGAGGCAAATCAAATGGTTCAG ATGCAGGCATGGCAGGAGGAAGTAGAGCGTGCACGCAGAGGTCAAAGAGACGCTGAGAGCAAGCTCTCTTTGTTAGAG GCTGAACTGCAGAAAATGAGGGTTGAAATGGCTGCCATGAAGAGGGATGCTGAGCATTATTCTCGACAG GAGCATATGGAGCTAGAGAAACGCTACCGTGAATTAACTGACCTTTTG TACAACAAGCAAACGCAGTTAGAAACTATGGCTAGTGAAAAAGCTGCAGCCGAGTTCCAGTTGGAGAAGGAAATAAAGCGTCTTCAGGAAGCACAG GTTGAAGTAGAAAGAAGTAGAGTTCCTCGTCGGGCATCAATGTCCTGGGAGGAAGACACTGAAATCAAAGCACTTGA GCCTCTTCCCTTGCATCACCGTCACATGGCTGTTGCAAGCATACAG TTACAGAAGGTTGTGAAATTACTGGATTCAGTATCTGTTAGGGCCACAAGATTTCTTTGGCGATATCCAGCAGCTCGAATAATCTTGCTATGCTATCTT GTATTTGTACATCTCTTCTTGATGTACTTGTTACATCGTCTTCAG GAACAAGCGGACAATTTTGCTGCTAGGGAACTCGCGGAATCTATGGGTCTTAAAAACTCCAACTTACCCTAA